One part of the Chryseobacterium sp. 7 genome encodes these proteins:
- a CDS encoding GNAT family N-acetyltransferase, whose translation MEFKTLANITIDELLSVFNHSFSDYIVPFHLTRDVLVSKIDAEKLDMNISAGAFENGKLVSFILQAEKIENGEKIIYNGGTGVIPESRGKGLVRKMYDFIIPVLKERNAHTLLLEVIEGNEPAIRAYENLGFTIVRRLLCFKGNIKKGKENTDISIKELKDFQWDVLCSFWDIEPSWQGSVFVLEPMPENYITLVAYKDENLIGYIIYGTTSRKVYQIAVNKKYRNQGIGTALFNAVLERNGGEAVILNNVDDSSKEISQFLSEKIGLNNWLSQFEMKRPI comes from the coding sequence ATGGAATTTAAAACTTTAGCCAATATCACAATAGATGAACTTTTATCAGTGTTCAACCATTCATTTTCAGATTATATAGTACCATTTCATTTAACCAGAGATGTGCTTGTCTCGAAAATAGATGCTGAGAAACTGGATATGAATATTTCTGCCGGAGCATTTGAAAATGGAAAACTGGTGAGTTTTATTCTTCAGGCTGAAAAAATTGAAAATGGGGAGAAGATTATTTATAACGGAGGAACAGGAGTAATTCCTGAAAGTAGAGGAAAAGGTTTGGTAAGAAAAATGTATGATTTTATCATTCCTGTTTTAAAAGAAAGAAATGCCCATACGTTACTTCTTGAGGTGATTGAAGGAAATGAGCCGGCGATCAGAGCTTATGAAAATTTAGGATTCACAATTGTAAGAAGACTGCTTTGTTTTAAAGGAAATATTAAAAAAGGGAAAGAAAATACAGATATATCTATAAAAGAGCTGAAAGACTTTCAATGGGATGTGCTTTGTTCTTTTTGGGATATTGAACCTTCATGGCAGGGATCTGTTTTCGTGTTGGAACCTATGCCGGAAAATTATATCACTTTAGTAGCTTATAAAGATGAAAATCTTATTGGATATATCATTTACGGCACTACTTCTAGAAAAGTATATCAGATTGCAGTAAATAAAAAGTATAGAAATCAGGGAATTGGAACAGCACTTTTTAATGCTGTTCTGGAAAGAAATGGCGGGGAAGCTGTAATATTGAACAATGTAGATGATTCTTCAAAAGAGATCAGCCAATTTCTTAGCGAAAAAATAGGACTGAATAATTGGCTCTCACAATTTGAGATGAAAAGACCTATTTGA